In Arachis hypogaea cultivar Tifrunner chromosome 2, arahy.Tifrunner.gnm2.J5K5, whole genome shotgun sequence, a genomic segment contains:
- the LOC112738927 gene encoding mediator of RNA polymerase II transcription subunit 11: MDSQGQTTSLQRLQNVEKRIVKVLELAGGVMDELASPLGPRKDVVQNHCLEFMQLIKDIQVALRDEIKSACEYRPFEKCDYGSRIANEICYKKVELIMSQLDAMKQTIDDYHTAV; the protein is encoded by the exons ATGGATTCACAGGGACAGACAACTTCTTTGCAGCGACTTCAGAATGTTGAAAAG AGAATTGTCAAGGTTTTGGAGCTTGCAGGAGGAGTCATGGATGAACTTGCAAGCCCTCTAGGTCCTAGGAAAGATGTGGTCCAAAATCACTGCCTTGAATTCATGCAATTAATCAAG GACATCCAAGTGGCATTGCGTGATGAAATTAAAAGTGCATGTGAATATCGTCCATTCGAGAAGTGCGACTATGGGTCAAGAATAGCCAATGAGATTTGCTACAAGAAAGTGGAACTTATTATGTCACAGTTGGATGCAATGAAACAGACTATAGATGATTATCATACAGCAGTATGA